One Candidatus Vicinibacter affinis DNA window includes the following coding sequences:
- the galE gene encoding UDP-glucose 4-epimerase GalE, with amino-acid sequence MKRILVTGGCGFIGSHTIVDLIQSGYEVVSLDNLINSSEDVLSGIEQITGEKILNHRIDLKSAQALADLKQIGGEFSGVIHFAALKSVSDSVIKPLEYYQNNVGGLINLLEWIRDAGIPHFIFSSSCTVYGDTEILPVTEDLPFLPTGSPYGRTKQMCELILADLYPTLNRVQKAISLRYFNPAGAHESHLIGESPINSPQNLVPIITETAIGKRPYMTVYGTDYPTRDGTCIRDYVHVMDLARAHTLAMNYLESEKQILPLETFNLGIGAGVSVLEAIQAFEKVNGIPLKYEIGTRRAGDLAAVYSDNEKASKLLNWHPLKSIDDIMRDAWVWEQRRNL; translated from the coding sequence ATGAAGAGAATATTGGTAACTGGAGGCTGTGGGTTTATAGGCAGTCACACCATAGTGGATCTTATACAGTCCGGGTATGAGGTCGTGAGTCTGGATAATCTTATCAACAGTAGTGAAGATGTTTTGTCAGGCATCGAACAAATAACAGGAGAAAAGATTCTCAATCACCGGATAGATTTAAAATCTGCTCAGGCACTAGCCGATTTGAAACAAATAGGGGGTGAATTCTCTGGGGTGATTCATTTTGCTGCGTTGAAGTCAGTCAGCGACTCTGTTATAAAACCATTGGAGTATTATCAAAACAATGTAGGTGGTTTGATCAATTTGTTGGAATGGATCAGAGATGCGGGTATTCCACATTTTATTTTTTCTTCTTCTTGTACTGTCTATGGTGATACTGAAATACTCCCGGTCACTGAAGATCTTCCTTTTTTACCAACCGGTTCTCCTTATGGCAGGACCAAGCAAATGTGCGAACTCATACTTGCAGATTTATATCCAACACTTAACAGGGTTCAAAAAGCAATTTCCTTAAGGTATTTTAATCCTGCAGGAGCGCATGAATCTCACTTGATCGGTGAGTCTCCCATCAACAGTCCACAAAATCTGGTTCCGATCATTACTGAAACTGCGATTGGTAAAAGACCATACATGACCGTTTATGGCACAGACTATCCTACCAGAGATGGAACCTGCATAAGGGATTATGTACATGTGATGGATCTGGCAAGAGCGCACACGCTCGCAATGAATTATTTGGAATCAGAAAAGCAAATACTCCCATTGGAAACTTTTAATCTGGGAATAGGGGCCGGGGTGAGTGTTTTGGAGGCCATCCAAGCATTTGAAAAGGTCAACGGGATACCTTTAAAATATGAAATCGGAACCCGCAGGGCAGGTGATCTTGCAGCTGTATATTCAGACAATGAAAAAGCAAGTAAATTATTGAATTGGCACCCATTAAAATCCATTGATGACATCATGCGCGATGCATGGGTCTGGGAGCAACGAAGAAATTTATGA
- a CDS encoding T9SS type A sorting domain-containing protein — protein MKIYKISSLTFLSAVLSVFFMLALYQPSTIKKPMLFVSRAIPCCGSVYMKAANALPGVGGFSRFQVAAPAYLCILNPDGHMDTLINGAKPGLNSLNLIDISNPLLNWEADKIVFAGLRDGNYVLGNNNLVPREHNAWRIYVIHTDGSGLKQITFEDPLLDLSQFNPAARGVLQGYDDAHPSWMPDGRICFSSTRFRDIGMYNVTRTSNLYVVNEDGSGLHRITSEKNGADRPVIDPLTGKIVFARWWRNFYWPYDPMTTQAHPQYTKGWSYKDGLTSHLDEVIDGQTFMFNNNAFLLSEINPDGSGLKLFSAHYREVSVNSAYGGSFNEGGDFIGNWFPIEHQSESSGFGGIKKYFRGTEKKPQGIAGVTSYGNFDYYISDPPSYGIFKGSYAAEPSSTNDGNILFSEAANPLQDYGIYLMNEDGSSKELVLDHPGTTELSAQYVEKRKTPPILLDQFATPSSALPPKGFSDLRQDGSFEFDCRNIFFNGKVDDGILAAPAIGDLATVRFFADPLLSEQYGSIEALNFPILYNELPVDDFGRVLERDAPANVPLFEQGRSSQVRGYKVSRTGGGIMDGAAHVTGFNYGRPGQKVSCVGCHAGHSIIPVPEDPAALLVCNLAPGARVNVSTRMNDPGYLIDKKNYKASQHWFTPEGISPKGQWINLSWIIPLYAQKIVLHNIPDPNRAQVKSCTVRIYEDSLGLKLLEEFNVNQPLSPQGTEILLSKVQKMQSLRFIFNEVTGGIYHWNAATLGEIEVIGSIMPPERFKEICDCKGKSYGLYRMDSCGQCLLREDPRWNDCLTAVNNTLKEKDWKIYPNPTSHELRIEIQKGNEIGSFKIFDLHGKEMNIPILGSEGNYFAKVEVLKSGVYFLEWAHGNKKYHKKWIRI, from the coding sequence ATGAAGATTTACAAAATCAGTAGTCTTACATTTTTGAGTGCCGTTTTAAGCGTATTTTTTATGCTTGCACTGTACCAACCTTCCACAATTAAGAAGCCTATGTTATTTGTTTCAAGAGCCATTCCTTGTTGTGGTTCGGTTTATATGAAAGCAGCCAATGCACTTCCTGGTGTTGGTGGGTTTTCAAGATTCCAGGTTGCAGCTCCTGCCTACCTATGCATTTTGAATCCGGATGGTCACATGGATACCCTGATTAATGGAGCCAAACCCGGTCTAAATTCTTTGAATTTAATTGACATCAGCAACCCTTTGTTAAATTGGGAAGCAGATAAAATTGTTTTTGCTGGATTGAGAGATGGTAATTATGTATTGGGCAACAACAACCTCGTTCCAAGGGAACACAATGCCTGGAGAATTTATGTCATTCATACAGACGGCTCTGGATTAAAACAAATTACTTTTGAAGATCCTTTGCTCGACTTAAGTCAGTTTAACCCTGCTGCGCGAGGAGTTCTACAGGGATATGACGATGCGCATCCTTCATGGATGCCTGATGGCAGAATTTGTTTCAGTTCCACTAGATTTCGTGATATAGGTATGTACAATGTTACACGAACGAGTAATTTATACGTGGTAAACGAAGATGGATCAGGATTGCACCGGATTACATCAGAAAAAAATGGAGCGGACAGACCGGTCATTGATCCTCTCACCGGTAAGATCGTATTTGCGAGGTGGTGGCGCAATTTTTACTGGCCTTATGATCCTATGACTACACAGGCACATCCGCAATACACAAAAGGTTGGAGTTATAAGGATGGGTTAACCAGCCACCTGGATGAAGTCATCGATGGACAGACATTTATGTTTAACAACAATGCATTTTTACTTTCAGAAATTAATCCGGATGGGAGTGGACTCAAGCTTTTTTCTGCACATTACAGAGAGGTGTCAGTGAACAGTGCCTATGGAGGAAGTTTTAATGAAGGGGGAGATTTTATTGGGAATTGGTTTCCTATAGAGCACCAGTCGGAATCTTCAGGATTTGGAGGCATCAAAAAATATTTTCGCGGGACTGAAAAAAAACCACAAGGGATTGCCGGTGTGACCAGTTATGGAAATTTTGATTATTACATCAGCGATCCTCCTTCCTATGGAATTTTTAAGGGCAGTTATGCAGCAGAACCTTCTTCAACTAATGATGGCAACATATTATTTTCTGAAGCAGCCAATCCTTTACAGGATTATGGAATTTATTTGATGAATGAAGATGGATCTTCTAAAGAATTAGTGCTGGATCATCCCGGAACGACTGAACTCTCAGCACAGTATGTTGAAAAAAGAAAAACTCCGCCTATTCTGTTAGATCAATTTGCAACTCCGTCTTCAGCTCTTCCGCCCAAAGGATTTTCAGATTTGAGGCAGGATGGAAGTTTTGAATTTGATTGCCGCAACATTTTTTTCAATGGCAAAGTGGATGACGGAATTCTTGCAGCGCCTGCCATTGGCGACTTAGCTACTGTTCGATTTTTTGCTGATCCTCTTTTGTCTGAGCAGTATGGTTCCATAGAAGCGTTGAATTTTCCAATTTTATATAATGAATTACCGGTGGATGATTTTGGCCGGGTGTTGGAGAGGGACGCTCCCGCTAATGTTCCGTTATTTGAACAGGGGCGTTCATCGCAAGTACGAGGATATAAAGTCAGTCGGACAGGCGGAGGAATCATGGATGGAGCTGCGCATGTGACCGGATTCAATTATGGGCGTCCCGGACAGAAAGTTAGCTGTGTGGGTTGTCATGCAGGACATTCCATTATTCCGGTCCCGGAGGATCCTGCCGCATTATTGGTGTGTAATCTTGCTCCTGGGGCAAGGGTAAATGTTTCCACCAGGATGAACGATCCCGGATATCTGATTGATAAGAAAAATTATAAGGCTTCGCAACATTGGTTTACTCCGGAGGGAATTTCTCCAAAGGGCCAGTGGATAAATTTAAGTTGGATAATTCCATTGTATGCCCAGAAAATTGTGCTGCACAACATTCCGGATCCTAACCGTGCACAAGTGAAGTCTTGTACTGTTCGGATTTATGAAGACTCATTGGGTTTAAAATTGCTGGAAGAATTTAATGTCAACCAACCTTTATCTCCACAGGGTACTGAAATATTGTTGAGCAAGGTTCAGAAGATGCAATCATTGCGATTCATATTTAATGAGGTGACCGGTGGAATTTATCACTGGAATGCTGCTACTCTTGGAGAAATTGAAGTGATTGGAAGCATTATGCCTCCGGAGCGTTTCAAGGAAATTTGTGATTGTAAAGGCAAGTCATATGGACTGTACCGGATGGATTCTTGCGGTCAGTGTTTGTTGAGGGAAGATCCGCGTTGGAATGATTGTTTGACAGCGGTCAATAATACTTTAAAAGAAAAGGATTGGAAGATTTATCCAAATCCCACGAGTCATGAACTAAGGATAGAAATTCAGAAAGGAAATGAGATTGGTTCATTTAAAATATTTGACCTGCATGGAAAAGAAATGAACATTCCCATCCTTGGAAGTGAAGGCAATTATTTTGCAAAAGTGGAGGTGTTAAAATCCGGTGTATATTTTCTTGAATGGGCCCATGGAAATAAAAAATATCATAAAAAATGGATTAGAATTTAA
- the hemW gene encoding radical SAM family heme chaperone HemW, producing MKEIGLYLHIPYCKRKCTYCNFHFSTQFSTRPELLKALHKEIVSRSGEVQDSRVSTIYFGGGTPSVLSPAEIKELLHLIYTHYDCLSVKETTLEANPDDLNPYYLDQLLIAGIDRLSIGIQSFYDHHLEWMNRSHNATQSLNAIQQAKIAGFTNLSADLIFGIPLCTDEEWLQNLGLMKANELPHLSCYALTVEEKTNLHHLITKNKMPPLADEHTIRQMSLMHDFMKANGYEAYEISNFSQAGHRAIHNSNYWNGLPYLGFGPSAHSYIGNTRRWNIANNHLYLQNVLQEQVYYDSENLSEKDQYNEFIMLQLRRIEGLDLSKLKSFNPSWKINTQKTLSTYVDSGHLLCTNEIYTLTKEGIYICDKISSDAFAE from the coding sequence ATGAAAGAAATCGGATTATACCTGCACATTCCCTATTGCAAACGCAAATGTACCTATTGTAATTTTCATTTCTCTACACAATTTTCCACCCGCCCGGAATTGCTGAAGGCGCTCCACAAGGAAATTGTCTCGAGATCCGGTGAGGTGCAAGATTCACGGGTGAGTACGATTTATTTTGGGGGTGGTACGCCATCTGTTTTAAGTCCCGCTGAGATAAAGGAATTGCTCCACTTGATCTACACTCACTATGATTGCCTTTCAGTTAAAGAAACGACGTTGGAAGCCAATCCCGATGATCTCAATCCGTATTATCTCGATCAATTATTGATTGCAGGAATTGACAGACTGAGCATTGGGATTCAATCTTTTTACGACCATCATCTGGAATGGATGAACAGATCGCACAATGCCACCCAGAGTCTAAATGCAATCCAGCAAGCTAAAATTGCAGGCTTTACCAATCTGAGCGCCGATCTTATTTTTGGAATTCCCTTGTGCACCGATGAAGAGTGGCTGCAAAATCTGGGATTGATGAAAGCCAATGAGTTGCCACATCTTTCCTGTTATGCACTTACTGTTGAAGAAAAAACAAACCTGCATCACCTTATCACAAAAAATAAAATGCCTCCGCTGGCAGATGAGCACACCATCAGACAGATGAGCCTGATGCATGATTTTATGAAAGCCAATGGCTATGAGGCTTATGAAATATCCAACTTCAGTCAGGCCGGACACCGGGCTATACACAACAGCAACTACTGGAATGGATTGCCCTATTTGGGATTTGGGCCTTCAGCACATTCCTATATTGGAAATACGCGCAGATGGAACATTGCCAACAACCATTTATATCTTCAAAATGTATTGCAGGAACAAGTGTATTATGATTCGGAAAATCTGAGTGAAAAAGATCAGTACAATGAATTCATCATGCTTCAACTCAGACGCATTGAAGGACTCGACCTTTCTAAACTGAAATCTTTTAATCCATCCTGGAAAATAAATACTCAAAAAACATTAAGCACCTATGTAGATTCAGGTCACCTCCTATGCACTAATGAAATTTATACTTTGACTAAAGAAGGAATTTACATCTGTGATAAAATTTCTTCAGATGCATTTGCTGAATAA
- a CDS encoding BamA/TamA family outer membrane protein codes for MMQEPKSIIFFFFSVFFFQSAVVQGQLLPKNFVYQYSVNGVMEMEEWKETDSLQLNNRIDRVIYKLKSSGYLLAQLDSVVQDSFVRKIYLYKGPKFAWISFRSKDAKQSEKFERKNLEEWHQWSDEKISSDVVNGYPFSKIKLHQPFVSGDTLHAEIIYERGPFIKFGPSDQRKGKLIAPRYLERMSNVRMGYAYNQKYIEDAGDRLSQLPFMEMQYPPMVHFLGDQAMVWFFLKKKPSNKFDFLLGLNSSSPGSSQKYRITGEATVELWNSFKIGERILLHYENLVEQSPRLNFLADFPYLRFLPVGFYGSFDLVKFRNEFVNLQSQLRIKYLINASQEAGVLMHINRSYVLQTDSIFIKNNLRLPSSLDFSFLSYGFYYQLNQLDYRISPTKGWSMEAQIRGGNKKFRESSNILRYDSPEGRLQMQYDSLNDAGLQLNSQFKSAYYWNIAKRQVIKAGMQGFMIFTKGKVLQNELFRIGGFRNLRGFDDDSYSSSAYLISTLEYRFLLDRNSFLQLFADHAYMEVISQNVINDWDHYLGIGAGIQFQTKAGAFVLQLAVGKRPGEGFDFSSTKVHFGYSSLF; via the coding sequence ATGATGCAGGAACCCAAAAGTATAATCTTCTTTTTCTTTTCTGTCTTTTTTTTTCAATCTGCTGTCGTACAGGGGCAGCTGCTGCCAAAGAATTTTGTCTATCAATATTCCGTAAATGGGGTGATGGAGATGGAAGAATGGAAGGAAACTGACTCATTGCAATTAAATAATAGAATTGACAGGGTCATTTATAAATTGAAGTCCTCCGGTTATCTGCTTGCCCAGTTGGACAGTGTAGTTCAAGACAGTTTTGTCCGAAAAATTTACCTCTACAAGGGCCCTAAATTTGCATGGATTTCCTTTCGTTCAAAGGATGCAAAGCAATCCGAAAAATTTGAAAGAAAAAATCTGGAGGAATGGCATCAATGGTCGGATGAAAAAATAAGTTCAGACGTTGTCAATGGATATCCCTTCAGTAAAATAAAACTTCATCAACCGTTTGTCAGCGGAGACACCCTGCATGCTGAAATAATCTACGAACGCGGTCCCTTTATCAAATTTGGTCCTTCAGACCAAAGAAAAGGTAAATTGATTGCGCCACGATATCTGGAACGAATGAGCAATGTTCGTATGGGTTATGCATACAATCAAAAGTATATTGAAGATGCAGGTGACCGTTTAAGTCAATTGCCTTTTATGGAAATGCAATATCCGCCGATGGTACATTTTTTAGGGGACCAGGCAATGGTGTGGTTTTTTCTAAAAAAGAAGCCTTCCAATAAATTTGATTTTTTGCTGGGACTAAATTCTTCCTCGCCAGGCAGTTCGCAGAAATACCGTATTACTGGGGAAGCGACCGTTGAATTATGGAATTCATTTAAAATTGGGGAGCGGATTTTATTGCATTATGAAAATCTTGTAGAGCAATCTCCCCGTCTTAATTTTCTTGCAGATTTTCCTTACCTGCGATTTTTACCGGTTGGATTTTACGGAAGTTTTGACTTAGTAAAATTTAGAAATGAATTTGTGAATCTTCAGTCTCAACTGCGTATTAAATACCTCATCAACGCCAGTCAGGAGGCAGGTGTGCTGATGCATATCAACCGATCCTATGTTTTGCAGACCGATTCTATTTTTATTAAGAATAATTTACGACTTCCCTCATCACTTGATTTTAGTTTTCTTTCCTACGGTTTTTATTATCAGTTAAACCAACTGGATTACCGGATCAGTCCTACCAAGGGTTGGTCAATGGAAGCGCAGATCAGAGGTGGAAATAAGAAATTCCGAGAGAGCAGCAATATTCTCAGGTACGACAGCCCTGAAGGTCGTTTGCAGATGCAATACGACAGTTTGAATGATGCGGGCTTGCAACTCAACAGTCAATTTAAATCGGCGTATTATTGGAATATTGCCAAGAGGCAGGTGATTAAGGCAGGGATGCAGGGTTTTATGATTTTTACAAAAGGAAAGGTGTTGCAAAATGAGTTATTTAGAATAGGAGGATTCAGGAATCTGCGAGGATTTGATGATGACAGTTACAGTTCAAGTGCTTATTTAATCAGCACACTGGAATACAGGTTCCTCCTGGATCGAAATAGTTTTCTCCAATTGTTTGCAGACCATGCCTACATGGAAGTAATCAGCCAAAATGTAATCAATGATTGGGACCACTACCTAGGAATAGGGGCTGGTATTCAATTTCAGACCAAGGCAGGGGCTTTTGTGTTACAACTTGCGGTGGGAAAAAGACCTGGAGAGGGATTTGATTTTAGTTCGACCAAGGTTCATTTTGGTTATTCAAGTTTGTTTTAA
- a CDS encoding DUF1684 domain-containing protein, which yields MYWNSHLCTMLNIVKVDFLKLDKARISIANFLAVLFSIGLIGICPAQDYQRGLTDSRSQTAKDHLADPRSPITKKDLKHLHYYAPDGKYSLEANFEEFAQKDTVTIPTSSGKQKLFIRFGRLNFKLDGQVAGLTAYLSTRTGPGSNHFFVPFYDLTNGAETYGGGRFMDIDHSLLVDGKLPLDFNYAYNPWCAYSSGFNCPIPPEENRLTIPIYAGEKSYTGKHRKGSKS from the coding sequence TTGTATTGGAACAGTCATCTTTGCACGATGTTGAATATTGTAAAAGTAGATTTCTTAAAACTTGACAAAGCGAGAATTTCAATTGCAAATTTTTTGGCAGTTTTGTTTTCCATTGGTTTGATTGGCATTTGTCCCGCACAAGATTATCAAAGAGGATTGACCGATTCCAGATCACAGACCGCCAAAGATCATTTGGCAGATCCTCGTTCACCCATCACTAAAAAAGATTTAAAGCATCTTCATTATTATGCACCCGATGGCAAGTATTCTCTTGAAGCCAATTTTGAAGAATTTGCTCAAAAGGATACCGTAACAATTCCTACCAGCTCCGGCAAGCAGAAATTATTCATTCGATTTGGAAGATTGAATTTTAAGTTGGATGGACAGGTAGCCGGATTGACTGCTTATCTCAGTACCAGAACAGGGCCCGGATCCAATCATTTTTTTGTACCCTTTTATGATTTGACCAATGGTGCGGAGACTTATGGTGGCGGAAGATTTATGGATATCGATCATTCCTTGCTGGTGGATGGAAAATTGCCACTAGACTTTAATTATGCCTATAATCCCTGGTGCGCCTACAGCAGTGGCTTCAATTGTCCAATCCCACCGGAAGAAAACCGACTGACAATTCCCATATATGCGGGTGAAAAATCCTACACAGGCAAACACAGAAAGGGTTCCAAATCCTGA
- a CDS encoding TerC family protein has translation MVEIIIALVTLVALEIILGIDNVIFISILSSKLPKEMQKRARQIGLFLAMFMRLGLLTVITWIMKLKNDLFVILDNGISGKDLILIAGGLFLVYKSSTEIYHKTEGEEGDESKEFNRLSFNAVIVQIMIMDLVFSLDSIITAVGLAEHLWVMCTAVIISVGIMMWAATPVADFVDRHPAFKILALSFLLLIGFALVAEGFDVHIPKGYIYFSMGFAFLVNLIQMRTGKKTKTKPVELHEHYTEDEEDLPKDIF, from the coding sequence ATGGTAGAAATCATTATAGCTCTTGTTACACTGGTCGCCTTGGAAATCATCCTGGGTATCGACAATGTTATCTTCATCTCCATACTGTCTTCCAAGCTGCCAAAAGAAATGCAGAAAAGAGCCCGTCAAATAGGTTTGTTTCTGGCTATGTTTATGCGACTTGGATTGTTGACGGTGATTACCTGGATCATGAAACTTAAGAATGACCTTTTCGTCATATTGGATAATGGAATCTCCGGAAAAGATCTCATCTTGATTGCAGGAGGTTTGTTTTTAGTGTACAAAAGCTCTACAGAAATCTATCATAAAACAGAGGGAGAGGAAGGGGACGAGTCCAAGGAATTCAACAGACTAAGTTTTAATGCAGTAATTGTGCAAATCATGATCATGGATCTGGTATTTTCACTGGACAGCATCATTACCGCTGTAGGATTGGCGGAACATCTTTGGGTGATGTGCACTGCTGTGATTATTTCTGTAGGTATCATGATGTGGGCTGCAACTCCGGTGGCAGATTTTGTCGACAGACATCCTGCATTTAAAATTCTTGCCCTGAGCTTTTTATTATTAATTGGCTTTGCATTGGTGGCTGAAGGATTTGATGTTCATATTCCTAAAGGATACATTTACTTCTCCATGGGATTTGCATTCTTGGTCAATTTAATTCAAATGCGCACCGGTAAAAAAACTAAAACTAAACCGGTAGAATTACACGAACATTATACGGAAGATGAAGAAGATTTGCCAAAAGACATTTTTTAG